The Pygocentrus nattereri isolate fPygNat1 chromosome 1, fPygNat1.pri, whole genome shotgun sequence genome window below encodes:
- the nr5a5 gene encoding nuclear receptor subfamily 5, group A, member 5 isoform X1 → MTMNVPRYHQESPQPMALQDLPTQDGPSTSGELKADPDVRPEQESCPVCGDRVSGYHYGLLTCESCKGFFKRSVQNNKRYTCTERQSCPMDPAQRKRCPYCRFQKCLAVGMKREAVRADRMRGGRNKFGPLYRRDRQLKQQRGGFHQASTAHYRIKLEVPQAPLPALSHDFHLLPGPFPATLGPDPFHQSQPISPTVSQPELPVVLDCTMARERTLTAAGLPYGGLYHPGFHGYPHEKREMAFSYSPASVMPPTAGATHSLPTPVLTPPSTHTPTSTPALTFDPPASSTSFLSELLQGEPEESQVSARVVASLRREQASRGKHDRLNTFSIMCKMADQTLFGLVEWARNCTLFKELKVEDQMVLLQSCWSELLVLDHLCRQVAYGRDGSIYLVTGQQIEVSTVLSQAGPTLSSLVSRAQDLVSKLRALQLDRQEFVCLKYLVLFNPDVKSVQGRQEVERTQERVNRALMAHTLQTHPGHSDKFGQLLLRLPEVRSISLQVEEYLYQRHLLGDLPCNSLLTEMLHAKHT, encoded by the exons ATGACCATGAATGTTCCAAGATATCACCAGGAAAGCCCACAGCCTATGGCCCTGCAGGACCTGCCGACACAGGACGGCCCATCTACAT CAGGGGAGCTGAAGGCTGACCCTGATGTGCGTCCAGAGCAGGAGTCATGTCCTGTGTGTGGCGATCGAGTGTCCGGCTACCACTATGGGCTTCTGACCTGTGAGAGCTGCAAG GGCTTCTTTAAGCGCTCTGTGCAGAATAATAAGCGCTACACCTGCACTGAGAGGCAGAGCTGCCCTATGGATCCGGCTCAGAGGAAGAGGTGCCCCTACTGCCGCTTCCAGAAGTGCCTCGCTGTGGGCATGAAGAGAGAGG CTGTGAGGGCAGACAGAATGCGGGGTGGACGGAACAAATTTGGACCCCTCTATCGTCGGGACAGGCAGCTCAAACAGCAGAGAGGGGGCTTTCACCAAGCCAGCACTGCCCACTACAGGATCAAACTAGAAGTACCACAAGCACCTTTGCCTGCGTTATCACATGACTTTCACCTACTGCCCGGCCCTTTCCCGGCAACCCTCGGCCCTGACCCCTTCCACCAATCACAGCCCATTTCCCCCACAGTCAGCCAGCCTGAGCTACCTGTGGTGTTGGACTGCACCATGGCCAGAGAAAGAACACTGACTGCTGCAGGCCTTCCCTATGGTGGACTTTACCACCCTGGTTTTCACGGTTACCCTCATGAGAAGAGGGAGATGGCCTTTAGCTACAGTCCGGCCTCTGTGATGCCCCCGACCGCAGGTGCAACGCACAGCCTTCCCACACCGGTGCTCACACCCCCTTCCACGCACACACCAACGTCCACTCCCGCACTGACCTTTGACCCCCCAGCATCCAGCACAAGCTTCCTGAGTGAGCTGCTGCAAGGTGAGCCAGAGGAGTCACAGGTCAGCGCACGGGTGGTAGCCAGCCTGCGGAGAGAGCAGGCCAGCCGCGGCAAACATGACCGTCTCAACACCTTCAGTATCATGTGCAAGATGGCTGACCAGACGTTGTTTGGGCTGGTGGAGTGGGCCCGAAACTGCACGCTGTTCAAGGAACTTAAG GTGGAGGATCAGATGGTgttgctgcagagctgctggagtgaGCTGCTGGTCCTGGACCACCTGTGCCGACAGGTGGCTTATGGGAGAGATGGCAGCATCTACCTGGTTACAGGGCAACAG ATTGAGGTGTCTACAGTGCTGTCCCAGGCTGGGCCGACGTTGAGCAGTCTAGTCTCCAGGGCGCAGGACCTGGTGTCTAAGCTTAGGGCTCTTCAGCTGGACAGACAGGAGTTTGTCTGTCTTAAGTACCTCGTTCTCTTTAACCCAG ATGTGAAGTCCGTGCAGGGCCGACAGGAGGTGGAGCGCACACAGGAGCGGGTGAACAGAGCTCTGATGGCACACACCCTGCAGACTCACCCTGGTCACTCCGATAAGTTTGGCCAGCTGTTGCTCCGGTTGCCTGAAGTGCGCAGCATCAGCCTGCAGGTGGAGGAGTACCTGtatcagcgccacctgctgggcGACCTGCCCTGCAACTCGCTGCTCACCGAAATGCTGCATGCCAAGCACACCTGA
- the nr5a5 gene encoding nuclear receptor subfamily 5, group A, member 5 isoform X2, protein MTMNVPRYHQESPQPMALQDLPTQDGPSTWELKADPDVRPEQESCPVCGDRVSGYHYGLLTCESCKGFFKRSVQNNKRYTCTERQSCPMDPAQRKRCPYCRFQKCLAVGMKREAVRADRMRGGRNKFGPLYRRDRQLKQQRGGFHQASTAHYRIKLEVPQAPLPALSHDFHLLPGPFPATLGPDPFHQSQPISPTVSQPELPVVLDCTMARERTLTAAGLPYGGLYHPGFHGYPHEKREMAFSYSPASVMPPTAGATHSLPTPVLTPPSTHTPTSTPALTFDPPASSTSFLSELLQGEPEESQVSARVVASLRREQASRGKHDRLNTFSIMCKMADQTLFGLVEWARNCTLFKELKVEDQMVLLQSCWSELLVLDHLCRQVAYGRDGSIYLVTGQQIEVSTVLSQAGPTLSSLVSRAQDLVSKLRALQLDRQEFVCLKYLVLFNPDVKSVQGRQEVERTQERVNRALMAHTLQTHPGHSDKFGQLLLRLPEVRSISLQVEEYLYQRHLLGDLPCNSLLTEMLHAKHT, encoded by the exons ATGACCATGAATGTTCCAAGATATCACCAGGAAAGCCCACAGCCTATGGCCCTGCAGGACCTGCCGACACAGGACGGCCCATCTACAT GGGAGCTGAAGGCTGACCCTGATGTGCGTCCAGAGCAGGAGTCATGTCCTGTGTGTGGCGATCGAGTGTCCGGCTACCACTATGGGCTTCTGACCTGTGAGAGCTGCAAG GGCTTCTTTAAGCGCTCTGTGCAGAATAATAAGCGCTACACCTGCACTGAGAGGCAGAGCTGCCCTATGGATCCGGCTCAGAGGAAGAGGTGCCCCTACTGCCGCTTCCAGAAGTGCCTCGCTGTGGGCATGAAGAGAGAGG CTGTGAGGGCAGACAGAATGCGGGGTGGACGGAACAAATTTGGACCCCTCTATCGTCGGGACAGGCAGCTCAAACAGCAGAGAGGGGGCTTTCACCAAGCCAGCACTGCCCACTACAGGATCAAACTAGAAGTACCACAAGCACCTTTGCCTGCGTTATCACATGACTTTCACCTACTGCCCGGCCCTTTCCCGGCAACCCTCGGCCCTGACCCCTTCCACCAATCACAGCCCATTTCCCCCACAGTCAGCCAGCCTGAGCTACCTGTGGTGTTGGACTGCACCATGGCCAGAGAAAGAACACTGACTGCTGCAGGCCTTCCCTATGGTGGACTTTACCACCCTGGTTTTCACGGTTACCCTCATGAGAAGAGGGAGATGGCCTTTAGCTACAGTCCGGCCTCTGTGATGCCCCCGACCGCAGGTGCAACGCACAGCCTTCCCACACCGGTGCTCACACCCCCTTCCACGCACACACCAACGTCCACTCCCGCACTGACCTTTGACCCCCCAGCATCCAGCACAAGCTTCCTGAGTGAGCTGCTGCAAGGTGAGCCAGAGGAGTCACAGGTCAGCGCACGGGTGGTAGCCAGCCTGCGGAGAGAGCAGGCCAGCCGCGGCAAACATGACCGTCTCAACACCTTCAGTATCATGTGCAAGATGGCTGACCAGACGTTGTTTGGGCTGGTGGAGTGGGCCCGAAACTGCACGCTGTTCAAGGAACTTAAG GTGGAGGATCAGATGGTgttgctgcagagctgctggagtgaGCTGCTGGTCCTGGACCACCTGTGCCGACAGGTGGCTTATGGGAGAGATGGCAGCATCTACCTGGTTACAGGGCAACAG ATTGAGGTGTCTACAGTGCTGTCCCAGGCTGGGCCGACGTTGAGCAGTCTAGTCTCCAGGGCGCAGGACCTGGTGTCTAAGCTTAGGGCTCTTCAGCTGGACAGACAGGAGTTTGTCTGTCTTAAGTACCTCGTTCTCTTTAACCCAG ATGTGAAGTCCGTGCAGGGCCGACAGGAGGTGGAGCGCACACAGGAGCGGGTGAACAGAGCTCTGATGGCACACACCCTGCAGACTCACCCTGGTCACTCCGATAAGTTTGGCCAGCTGTTGCTCCGGTTGCCTGAAGTGCGCAGCATCAGCCTGCAGGTGGAGGAGTACCTGtatcagcgccacctgctgggcGACCTGCCCTGCAACTCGCTGCTCACCGAAATGCTGCATGCCAAGCACACCTGA